A single Methanospirillum lacunae DNA region contains:
- a CDS encoding multidrug effflux MFS transporter — translation MTAIYQESKPISSRQKYLGDKGLIVFIALLSAFAPISTDLYLPALPGMSDYFHVTGDLANLTLILFFIFFSLGMFVWGPLSDKYGRRPILITCLVLYIISSFGCAISLNIWYLIVFRVFQAIGGSGAITVATAIVRDSYSGKKQESVLAVVQSMIFIAPAVAPVLGAFMLPYTSWRGIFWTLTLIGLISLCGALLFSESIPSRFNGTVMQSMKKLGVVLSNRSFSSLLIIFSLTTITPLSFVAASSFIFERGFGVSEQVFSLFFALNALGLILGPFIYLWLFRHFTRSQIIVFSFIITIIGGVLVCIIGNLGPLVFSFALLPASVMTSCVKIPGTFLTLEQQKKDTGSAVALVNSFSLIFGTIGMFLISFDMTGTFLLGTLNIVVGFVCLVGWLIVKKLKVADIQE, via the coding sequence ACAGAAATATCTGGGTGATAAAGGGCTTATAGTGTTTATCGCTCTTTTATCAGCTTTTGCCCCAATTTCTACCGATCTCTATCTACCTGCTCTTCCCGGTATGAGTGATTATTTTCATGTCACCGGCGATCTTGCAAACCTTACTCTCATCCTCTTTTTTATATTTTTTAGTCTCGGGATGTTTGTATGGGGGCCACTATCAGATAAATACGGACGCAGACCTATTTTAATAACCTGTCTCGTTCTCTATATCATTTCTAGTTTTGGATGCGCAATTTCATTGAACATCTGGTACCTGATCGTATTCAGGGTTTTTCAGGCAATTGGAGGAAGTGGTGCAATTACTGTTGCCACAGCCATTGTCAGGGATTCATATTCAGGAAAAAAACAGGAATCTGTCCTTGCAGTTGTACAGTCCATGATATTTATAGCCCCGGCGGTAGCCCCTGTTCTGGGTGCATTCATGCTACCCTATACATCATGGAGAGGCATATTCTGGACTTTAACTCTTATAGGTCTCATCTCTCTTTGCGGTGCTCTTCTTTTTAGTGAATCTATACCATCCAGATTTAACGGGACGGTTATGCAATCGATGAAGAAACTGGGAGTTGTTTTAAGCAACCGTAGTTTTTCCTCTCTTCTTATCATTTTTTCATTGACTACAATCACCCCCCTGTCATTTGTAGCTGCATCTTCATTCATCTTTGAACGAGGATTCGGTGTGTCTGAACAAGTATTTAGTTTATTTTTTGCCCTGAATGCTCTCGGACTCATCCTTGGACCATTTATATATCTATGGCTTTTTCGCCATTTCACAAGATCACAGATTATCGTTTTTAGTTTTATAATCACCATCATCGGAGGTGTTCTGGTTTGTATAATCGGGAATTTGGGACCGCTTGTATTCTCTTTCGCCCTCCTTCCTGCATCAGTGATGACAAGTTGCGTCAAGATACCCGGGACATTCTTAACCCTCGAACAACAAAAAAAGGATACTGGTTCCGCAGTTGCATTAGTAAATTCTTTTAGTCTCATTTTTGGAACAATCGGAATGTTTCTCATCTCCTTTGATATGACGGGAACATTCCTTTTAGGAACCTTGAATATCGTTGTTGGATTTGTCTGTCTCGTTGGATGGCTAATAGTGAAAAAACTAAAGGTGGCAGATATCCAGGAATAA
- a CDS encoding response regulator, translating into MIRILVVDDLKALLDVVKYILESNPDFEVDTAPSVAEALVLLEEHKYDIIISDYYMPEENGLDFLKQVRAMNLSIPFVIQTGHGDEITALEALQGGADFFLEKGSEGPLQYLAFTQIINLLVSQNKMEIKLQKQTHALRDLSDINHDGLVYVDTNGCIQNVNLAFQKITGCLEDTVKGVSFLNLIPDEWKEGTSLSLKSIDDSDNLSEEYKREYIRCTGDRIPVSIRAHVVHNDNGDPEGMWLIVHDLSDTGQT; encoded by the coding sequence ATGATTCGGATTCTTGTCGTTGATGATTTAAAGGCACTTCTTGATGTGGTAAAATATATTCTGGAGTCTAATCCAGATTTTGAAGTTGATACTGCCCCTTCAGTTGCCGAGGCTCTAGTCTTACTTGAAGAACATAAATACGACATCATCATCTCTGATTATTATATGCCTGAAGAGAATGGACTTGACTTTTTAAAACAGGTCCGTGCGATGAACCTGAGTATCCCTTTTGTCATTCAAACCGGTCACGGAGATGAAATTACAGCACTTGAAGCCCTGCAGGGAGGAGCAGATTTTTTCCTGGAGAAAGGATCAGAAGGTCCTCTTCAATATCTCGCATTCACTCAGATCATCAATCTCTTAGTATCACAAAATAAAATGGAAATAAAACTACAGAAGCAGACTCATGCCCTACGTGATCTCAGTGATATCAATCATGACGGTTTGGTATATGTTGATACTAATGGATGCATCCAAAATGTCAACCTTGCCTTCCAGAAGATAACAGGATGTCTGGAGGATACGGTAAAAGGGGTTTCTTTCTTAAATTTGATTCCTGACGAGTGGAAAGAAGGAACTTCCCTTTCTCTGAAAAGTATTGATGACTCTGATAATTTGTCGGAAGAGTACAAGCGTGAGTACATCCGGTGTACAGGGGACAGAATTCCTGTTTCTATTCGAGCTCATGTTGTGCATAATGATAACGGCGATCCTGAAGGGATGTGGCTTATAGTCCACGATTTATCTGATACAGGCCAAACTTAA
- a CDS encoding YeiH family protein: MDLIKSLGNFYHIILGLIPPVIIGIIAWEVGLVVPILGGPVVAILIGLFTGQVFGLRNEWISGVTFASKKILQASIVLLGAGMSLSQVAEIGGSGLPIMIGTLAVCLVAGLIIGRFLKIEDQTRTLVTYGTAICGASAIATMSVVIGASGPAIAVSITVIVIYNVLGAILFPAIGHILGMSQDTFGMWAGTAINDTSSVVAAATVYGAIAATYAVVVKLTRTLAIIPLALFESWRHNNQLPPDQRQTTVWYRLIPPFLIWFLIAVLVHTGGFIPDLLNDPINFMAHFGTTVAMAAVGMSSSFSAIKEAGWRPVALGGILWFLVATSSLGLQWLSGPLS, encoded by the coding sequence ATGGATTTAATTAAATCTCTCGGTAATTTTTATCATATAATTCTGGGTCTTATTCCTCCAGTTATTATTGGAATTATTGCCTGGGAAGTTGGACTGGTAGTTCCTATTCTTGGTGGACCGGTAGTAGCCATTCTTATTGGTTTATTCACCGGTCAGGTTTTCGGTCTGCGAAATGAATGGATATCAGGAGTAACTTTCGCTTCAAAGAAAATTCTTCAGGCATCTATCGTGTTACTGGGCGCCGGAATGTCACTTAGTCAGGTGGCAGAGATCGGTGGTTCGGGATTGCCAATCATGATTGGAACTCTCGCGGTCTGTCTGGTCGCTGGCCTAATTATCGGGCGGTTTTTAAAGATTGAAGATCAAACCCGGACTCTTGTCACGTATGGGACTGCGATATGCGGAGCTTCTGCCATTGCAACGATGAGTGTTGTGATTGGAGCATCAGGCCCAGCAATTGCTGTTTCAATAACGGTAATTGTTATTTACAATGTTCTGGGTGCTATACTCTTTCCAGCTATTGGACATATTCTGGGAATGTCACAGGATACTTTTGGAATGTGGGCCGGTACAGCTATAAATGATACATCCTCAGTGGTTGCTGCTGCAACAGTCTATGGTGCCATTGCTGCAACGTATGCAGTAGTGGTCAAGCTTACCCGAACACTTGCAATAATTCCTTTAGCACTGTTTGAGAGCTGGCGACATAATAACCAGTTGCCTCCTGATCAAAGACAGACCACTGTCTGGTATCGACTGATACCTCCGTTTCTTATCTGGTTCTTAATTGCCGTTCTTGTTCATACTGGTGGATTTATCCCTGATCTTTTAAATGATCCCATAAATTTCATGGCACATTTCGGGACTACTGTGGCGATGGCCGCTGTTGGGATGAGTAGTTCATTTTCTGCAATAAAAGAAGCCGGATGGCGTCCGGTTGCACTTGGTGGGATTCTCTGGTTCCTTGTTGCAACAAGTAGTCTTGGTCTTCAGTGGCTAAGTGGACCTCTCTCTTAA